Sequence from the Sphingosinicella ginsenosidimutans genome:
CCCCCTCCAGATTGCCGGTCGGGGCGAGCCGCGACGGCGCGTTGACGACCCCGGCGAGCATCGCCGCCTGGGCGAGCGTCAGGCGCTCTGGATCGGTGTTGAAATAATGATGGGCGGCGGCGCGCAGGCCATAGACGTTGTCGCCGAAATAGGCGTTGGAGAGATAGCGATCGAGAATCTCCTCCTTCGTCAGCCAGGCCTCGAGCCACAGGGTGATCAGCGCCTCCTGCGCCTTGCGGCCGAACGTCCGGTCGGGGCTGAGGAAGCTGGTGCGCGCGAGCTGCTGGGTCAGCGTCGATCCGCCCTCGCGGACCCGGCCGAGCCGCAGGTTGCGGAGCATCGCCCGGGCGATGCCCCAGGGATCGATGCCGATATGGTGGAAGAAGCGGCGGTCCTCGATCGAGATGAAGGCCTGGCCGACATAAGGCGGCAGATCGGCGACGTGGACCGGCGCCTCGATGATCGCGCCGCGCCGCGCGATCGGCTCGCCCTCGGCCGAAAGCAGCGTGATGCTCGGCGCCGCGATCGGCTGGAGCGAGCGCGACAGCGGCGTGGTGAAGGCGAGCCACGCGATGAGCAGCACGAGGATCAGCGCGCCGAGCTTCAGGGCGCGCTTCACGACGCGCGCGCGCCAGGGCGTGGGCGGTGGCGGCAGGGCCGCCGCTGGCGGCGCGGAGGCGTTGCGCCTCAGCAGCATGCGGGGGCGCGCAGCCGCTCGGGCCCGATCGTCGCGGCGGTGACGCCAAGCTGGGCGAGCCCGTCCGGCCACGGAGTGCCGGCGATCAGCGATTCGACCGCCGCCGCCATGGCCGGGGCGGTCTGAAGCCCATAGCCGCCCTGTCCCGCCAGCCAGAAGAAGCCCGGCGCGTCGGCGGCGAAGCCGGCGGTCGGCACGCGGTCGCCGGTGAAGGTGCGAAGGCCGGCCCAGCGATGCGCGATCCGGGTGACGGCGACGGTCGTATAATGTTCGAGCCGGTCGGCCGCGAGCGCGATGTCATAATCCTCCGGCGCGGCGTCGCACGGATCGTCTTCCACCTCGTCGACCGGCGAGACGAGCAGCCGCCCCGCCTCCGGCAACATGTAGAAATCGCCGGCGACGCTGTGGACGAAGGGCCAGCCCGCGATCTCGGCCCCGGCGGGCGGATCGACGACGATGATCGTCCGGCGGCGCGGCGCGAGGCCGATCGGATCGACGCCGGCCATCGCCGCGATCCGGTCCGCCCAGGCGCCGGCGGCGTTGACCAGGACCGGCGCCTCATGCGTCTCCCCGGTTTCGTCGCGCACCCGCCAGCCGCCTCCCGTCGCCTCGATCGAGGCGACGCGCCGGCCGGGGAGGACGCTGCCGCCCTTCGCGCG
This genomic interval carries:
- a CDS encoding NAD(P)/FAD-dependent oxidoreductase; the protein is MSDADFLIIGGGIAGLSAAARLAAHGRVLVLEAEDATGYHSSGRSVAFSHYGIGGEAVRAMTAWSRAFFQDDPALARTASSLYFADEESRPRLDALGAAMSEFSDSIEPVDAAAIARLCPALRTGAGGAIAGLHDPTGLKLDADALLQRVARDMRAKGGSVLPGRRVASIEATGGGWRVRDETGETHEAPVLVNAAGAWADRIAAMAGVDPIGLAPRRRTIIVVDPPAGAEIAGWPFVHSVAGDFYMLPEAGRLLVSPVDEVEDDPCDAAPEDYDIALAADRLEHYTTVAVTRIAHRWAGLRTFTGDRVPTAGFAADAPGFFWLAGQGGYGLQTAPAMAAAVESLIAGTPWPDGLAQLGVTAATIGPERLRAPACC